Part of the Drosophila pseudoobscura strain MV-25-SWS-2005 chromosome 2, UCI_Dpse_MV25, whole genome shotgun sequence genome, ATTCAATTTTAATATGAATATGGGATATTGGGATATGTGATAGCATGTTGGGGTCTTGCCAAAAGATTCTAAAAATGTCGCAAATTGATGTTTGCCTGACTAGAAGCTGTAGTAAGAGGTCCAATCAGACCGCCAGAATTTAAAGTAATTTTGATTCAATCTATaaatcttttaaatatataaaatcaaTGATTCACTGTCCCAACAGCACAGATATCGTGAAATCCCGCTTCGATTTCCTCGGAGAAATCTGAAGCTATTGACCATTCTCCGTCATAGGAAATCGAAATTGAAAAGTTTACCCTCCTCTCGACGAGGCTAATAGGAAATATTTGTAGATAAAAAGGcgacaaattgaatttgcaaAGGTCACACATAAGTGCGACACTTGATAGCAGGCATTGGCACTTCACGTGAGTCGTCCGTCCACCTCCCGGCGAAAGAACTCCCCAGAAGAGCTACTTGAAATTGTTGgaattttcttttctctgctgAGAGATGAGATTGGCAATACATATTTGGATTTCCATTTGCCCTTCCACAGAAGATATGCACATTATTTTCGCCAAATTGAATTGGCAAAGTGATTTGATTGTGCGTGAATAAAGACATTTCCGATCAGAGGGTGTGACCATGGGACCAGGGCCAACCCCTTTAATAAAAAACTGTCTACGGGCTGAAAACCGCATTACGGATTTTAATTAACCGGGGCAGGAATATTTCAACATCCATTAAAATATCATATTACatccagagagagaaagagaaagagagtctTGACTTTGGAAAGGGTTTTAGTGGCTTATGTGGCCAACAACTGTAGAAGCCTTTATCCTGGATAAATGCAGCCATTATatgatgaaaatgaaatgaaagataGTTGCCTGACTGGCGGCTTCCCAATTGATTGGCCATTGAACATATTGTTTTTCTATTAATTATACGAAAATTACGCCAACAAAGAGCACATATGGCTTCGGAATACCGCAAGGATCCCGCGGGAAatccaaaaacacacaaccTCAAAACGGAGACACGCAAGTCTCGATAGTCTAGAGATAATCACCATAATCGGACTCTGCACTTTAAGCGATTTTCAATACAATACGAGCTTCAGTACATACTTAGGGGGAAAAATGCCACCAAGAACGAGTCGCATGACGCACAATGGAAAAAAACTGTAGGCGGAAAATTGCGAATTGCGAAGGGAAAAAATCGGCAGGCAATCCGCTTACAATGCAAACGGGGGGTGGCCCAGGAGGgtgaccagggaccagggaccagggtgGGTGTGTGTTCTGTCCCGTAATTACATATCCTTTGTTCGCGCACTCTACGGTTTTCAGTTTATTCTTGGGCACTCTGGGATGGTACTATGACGTCCGTGGTCACCTGTAGAGCAAAGACCTTGGCTATCTCGCCAGTTCCCTCGACCACTTCCACGAAGAACTTGTAGGTTCCGTTCTGCAGGCTCGCTGGATAGATATCGTACGCACTGATATTCAGCAGCGAGAAGTTTCCCACTCGCACAGGACACGAAATGATTTCGCTCATGTGCATCTTCGATTTGAGAAAATATCGCATCATGGGATTGCCAGAAAAGTCGGAAAAGAAGCCGCACAGGTCCAGGCGCTTCATCTGCAGTAGAGTGACGAAGATCGTTTCGCCCTCGGGCCTTACGCGCACCTTCAAACCGAAGATCAGGAAATTGCTGCCCAGCTCCCTTTTGAGCCGCACATTAATATCGAAATGGGAGCGATCCGTATGAATGTGGGTGAAAACCTTCATATAGCCAGACTCGCCGTAAACGTTGATGTGGTTGATGCGCAGAATAGGTTTCTGAAAGGCAGTGCAACTCGATGAGAGATGATTGTTCATCCACGGAACCACTCAAATACCTTTTTCGAGtcatcatcctcatcccaCATTGATTTCGAACCATTTTCCTTGGAGAATATCAACTGGAAGAGCGATAAAAACAATGCGTTCTGAATGAGGTTCATTGCGCAATGGGAATAACAATGGAGATCAGACCATCGTATGGTCATGGTCATGGTCTCTGCGCCATATTCTACTGCAGCTTAATGTCAGCCATTTATTAGATTACCACAAATCACACGCCATTCTCTTGCTCTATGATCTGTATAATCGAGGTGACCTGCAAAGCAAAAACCTTGGCTATCTCTCCGCTCTCCTCGACTATTTCAGCGAAGAACTTGTATGTGCCGTTTTGAACACCATCCGGCGAGATATTTTCGGCCACATCGGCATTCAGCATCGTGTAGTTGCCCACCCGGATGGGGCACTCAATGATGTCGCTCAGTATGACCGTTTTTTTGAACAAGAACCGCAGCATCGGGCTGCTATTATACTCGCTGAGGAAGCCACAGAAATTGATTCGTTTCAGCCCGAACAAGCGGACAAACTTGTTCCTGCCATCGGGTCGAACCCGCACCTTGACATTCATCACCAGGTGGTTGCTGCCCAGCTCACGCGTCAAGCGGACATTCAGGTCGAAGTGAGTGCGATCCTCGTGAATGTTAACCTTGGCCTTCATGTAGCTCGATTCGCCGAACACCTTAATGTGCTTGATGGACACTATTGCTTTCTGAGAACAAGTTGAGTTTACTTTTGGTGCATTTTCTTTACCATTCAAGTCAATTAAATACCTTTTGATCTGGTTCAAAATCTAGAAAGGAGCTCTCCTTCCCATCAACTTGGTTGGTTAGGTGCAACCACACACAAGCCAAAACCCAACCGATCCGAATGAGTTCCATTTTGCAATGAGCTCTACAGATGATCCTTGGCCTCAGGGTTTCATAGTAAACAGCATGACAATGCAATTCTATAATTTGGTTGGgctttatttttaaatatattgttGGCAATTTGTCTTAATTGTTATCATCATCAGATCGGTTCGACTGACTGAACACGCCAGCATTTCATTTGCAAGTCTAACTGGAACATGAACCTACAAGATTGTACTTAGGATGGAGAGTTCTTGTTGAAAAACTGTGACTGCGGAGGTCCCAATTTGTAGCCCTTAGCAGCATATGTTATATGCTATATGTCACCACCTAGTCAACGACTCAATTAGCTAACCGACGGATATGCGCCGCCATCAGAGCTTATTCATTAGACCCCCATCATCGAACCGGACCCGTCGCGGAAGCTCCAAAGTGTTGAAAAGCCAATTAGCGCCGAAGGCAGGAAGGAAGCCATAGGTGCTCAAGCTTTGGCCCTGCGTGTAAATGGAAGAGAGCGCAATGAAAAGTTTACAATTTTCTGAAAAGGAGCTGGAAAAAACCGCACGCACCACCTGAAAAGTTGTCGGCTGAGACGACTTTCCCCACTCGCCTTCGGCGCTGCGGTGTTGCGTAATTTTCTGCGTCATTTAATTAAGCCGATTCAGAGCGCCCCCAGGAGCTGTGGGGTCCGTCCGGCTAAGCTGCCGTAGTCGTACATACACACTATATGTGTGGGAGTAATTAGCTCAGATGTTCATGTTTATAATTCATATTTTCCCctaattatttattcataaCTGCTAATAGTGTTTGTCGGGGCTTAGTGCCACAACAGCTTAACTACGCCTATTAATTGGCATCGACAGATGCTCAGTGCAGCAACATTGATACAATGTCTCGACTTAACCTACTCCTCAACACACAGTCCAGTGCAGTTCTACAGGGCACTGGGCTTCTTAATGCGCGCATCGGTCAGGAAGCAGGACACCACCTGATTGTCATTTTCCACATCGAGGAGTCTGACCTCCAGGCGGGTGGGCACCTCGGGCTGATTGGTGTTCACGGGCAGGAGTAGCTCGTAGGTGACATCCTCGCCGGCATCCAGGGGACAGTATGCGCCGTGCAGGAGATTCTGGCACACATTTCCACGGCTGGCATCCAAATCGTAGGGTATGGTAACACCCAGCGAGGTGAGACGCACTTCGGCCGACAACTTCTTCATATAATTTCGGGCTATAAGTACATTAGAAGGTAAATCAACCAATTAGCACCTGCACTTTGCCCTATCCTGAGGTCACACTTACTGGCAACAAACTGGATGTCGATCTTGGCCTCGGATCCCTTCCAAAAGTCGCAGGGCACGGCATCGCACTCATCGATCTGCACCATTAGCGGTAGGGGGTAGCTGCTATCCGCACCTTCATTTGATTATAGATTCCATGATTAATTATTTCCATCTAACAAGCTTCTCCAGATGTACTTACATTGTCTGATTGGGGTATCCGCAGTGACCAGGGTCCACATAAGGGGCAGCATCAGGCATAGACAAAACTTCTGAATGTTGGACATTTTTGTATGGTTTTTGGTTGCTTCTGTTCTCTGTGAAAGCACTTTGGTTTTTGTTCCCTAAACTGGGCTATCAGAGGGGTATTTATACCCGAATCATGGCTACCTTGGTTCTCGCGCACTCGGATCACAATCTAATCCGTTTTGCACTGAGTTTGAATTGAGGAACATTGAACGTGTTTTATTACGTCTCTTATTACGTCTTAATCGCACTTAAAATGTGATGAATTGGCAGGGAACACCTTTTCAATGATTTCATATTTAGTTTCCATATGGTTGAAAGATTGATCACTGATTGATTGATCTTATCGTTGCCTCGGAAATGCCTGAGGGCAGGATTTTCTGTGTGGACTACTGTTATAAAGCACCGAATCAAGTAGCATAATTTTACTACCCCTCTGCTGTCCACAGAACTAGCAAAAATATCTGTCATCCCCAATTTTGAGGATGCGAGAAAACCGAACTCAAAATCACACTTAAAGATCAATCTACTACGTAGATTACCGAATGTGGAGTCTGGTCGGATCATTTGTTAATTACAGCCCGGCCACGCGGTcgcgccctctggcggagtgAGCGAGATAAAATTGTCAGATAGTAATTCGATGGCTGAAAAAGGAACAGAGAGAATACAGCAGTATGGATATATTTAGCTAGACTAATTATCATTAGCTGGAAAGAAGATAATCAGAGTGCTGAATGTACCCGGTAATATAGTGTCGCCGCACTTGTGTCGCTGCCACAAATTTTAAATAGAAACTCATTATCGGTAACTATATTCTAAtgaattgtttataaattcCCCCGATTACCATGCAAACAAACATCATATTAGATTAGTCACACCAGAACAGCTACTATTATCGATGGTCATAATACAGTAGCCAGTACATTCG contains:
- the LOC6896912 gene encoding uncharacterized protein; protein product: MNLIQNALFLSLFQLIFSKENGSKSMWDEDDDSKKKPILRINHINVYGESGYMKVFTHIHTDRSHFDINVRLKRELGSNFLIFGLKVRVRPEGETIFVTLLQMKRLDLCGFFSDFSGNPMMRYFLKSKMHMSEIISCPVRVGNFSLLNISAYDIYPASLQNGTYKFFVEVVEGTGEIAKVFALQVTTDVIVPSQSAQE
- the LOC6896913 gene encoding uncharacterized protein, with the protein product MTQKITQHRSAEGEWGKSSQPTTFQVKAIVSIKHIKVFGESSYMKAKVNIHEDRTHFDLNVRLTRELGSNHLVMNVKVRVRPDGRNKFVRLFGLKRINFCGFLSEYNSSPMLRFLFKKTVILSDIIECPIRVGNYTMLNADVAENISPDGVQNGTYKFFAEIVEESGEIAKVFALQVTSIIQIIEQENGV
- the Npc2c gene encoding uncharacterized protein Npc2c, whose product is MSNIQKFCLCLMLPLMWTLVTADTPIRQCADSSYPLPLMVQIDECDAVPCDFWKGSEAKIDIQFVATRNYMKKLSAEVRLTSLGVTIPYDLDASRGNVCQNLLHGAYCPLDAGEDVTYELLLPVNTNQPEVPTRLEVRLLDVENDNQVVSCFLTDARIKKPSAL